A DNA window from Castanea sativa cultivar Marrone di Chiusa Pesio chromosome 7, ASM4071231v1 contains the following coding sequences:
- the LOC142644075 gene encoding putative mitochondrial protein AtMg00310, translating to MGFRDVQAFNLSLLAKQAWRFIHKTHSLFYKVYKSRYFPNCSFMDAELGINPSYVWRSLLAARDVIIEGSKWKVGDGRSIGVLTHIWLSHKLIFLGEQQPGLMVKDLIDSNTMQWDREKIFDLFAHRRRMEILSIPLQQNIAVGMQ from the coding sequence ATGGGTTTCAGAGATGTTCAAGCCTTCAACCTATCTTTGTTGGCTAAGCAAGCTTGGAGATTTATTCATAAAACCCACTCACTGTTTTACAAGGTGTATAAATCAAGGTATTTTCCTAATTGTTCTTTTATGGATGCTGAATTGGGTATCAACCCTTCCTATGTTTGGAGGAGCTTGTTGGCAGCTAGGGATGTTATCATTGAGGGCTCCAAGTGGAAAGTAGGTGATGGCAGGTCTATTGGAGTTCTCACACACATATGGCTCTCCCACAAACTGATCTTCTTAGGGGAACAACAACCTGGCTTAATGGTGAAGGATTTAATTGACAGCAACACGATGCAGTGGGATAGGGAGAAAATATTTGATCTCTTTGCACACAGGAGACGAATGGAAATTTTGTCCATTCCACTGCAGCAGAACATAGCAGTCGGGATGCAATAA